In a genomic window of Stegostoma tigrinum isolate sSteTig4 chromosome 43, sSteTig4.hap1, whole genome shotgun sequence:
- the LOC125449080 gene encoding zinc finger protein 436-like codes for MEKPWKCGDCGKGFGTPSELETHRRVHTGERPFTCPECRKGFTRSSNLLQHQRVHTDENPFICTHCGKSFRHSGSLIAHQRVHTNEKPFICAHCGKSFRHSGSLTAHQRVHTGERPFSCPECGKGFTQLSALISHQRVHTGERPFTCSECGKAFTQLSTLISHQRLHTGERPFMCPECGKGFSRSSHLLSHQRVHTDEKPFICTLCGKSFRYTCSLTEHQRVHTGERPFTCPVCGKGFTQLSTLVSHQRVHTGERPFTCSVCGKGFTQSANLVVHQRVHN; via the coding sequence ATGGAGAAACCCtggaaatgtggggactgtgggaagGGTTTCGGAACCCCATCTGAGCTGGAAACCCATCGGCGCgttcacacaggggagagacCTTTCACTTGCCCAGAGTGTCGTAAAGGATTTACCCGCTCATCCAACTTGCTGCAACATCAGCGGGTTCACACCGATGAGAATCCCTTCATCTGCACTCACTGTGGAAAGAGTTTCAGGCATTCAGGCAGCCTCATCGCACACCAGCGCGTTCACACCAATGAGAAGCCCTTCATCTGCGCTCACTGTGGCAAGAGTTTCAGACATTCAGGCAGCCTCACtgcacaccagcgagttcacactggggagaggccattcagttgccccgagtgtgggaagggattcactcagttgtCAGCTCTCATttcacaccagcgagttcacactggggagaggccattcacctgctctgaatgtgggaaagcattcactcaatTATCCACACTCATTTCACACCAACGgcttcacactggggagaggccattcatgtgccctgagtgtgggaaggggttCTCGCGGTCTTCCCACCTGCTGTcgcaccagcgagttcacactgatgagaagCCCTTCATCTGCACGCTCTGTGGAAAGAGTTTCAGGTATACTTGCAGCCTCACtgaacaccagcgagttcacactggggagaggccgtttacctgccctgtgtgtgggaagggattcactcagttatccaCGCTCGTTTCACACCAGcgcgttcacactggggagaggccattcacctgctctgtgtgtgggaagggattcactcaatctgcGAACCTGGTGGTCCACCAGAGAGTTCACAACTGA